TATTTTAACATCAGAGGGTGTAGATTACTGCCTGATGTTTGGGACCCTGCTTGGACTTCTGCGTCACAAGGATTTCATTCCATGGGACGATGACCTCGATATTATTATCTTTGATATAGTAAAATTGGAAAATCGCTGTATTAAAAAATTTAAAGAAAGAGGTTATACCGTCTTACAGGATATTCGCAGGATAAGTCCTTTCCCTAAATTGCCGATTTTCAAACTAAAAACACGGTGTGGATACCGCATTTACTCAAATAAAGGTAGTGCTATACCAGGGGTTGGCTGGAAATTCCCATGGCTTGGGGTATGGGAATCTGTGTTAAAAAAGGAGACCATGACTCTTCCGCCTGAAAAATTCGTCTATAATATCAATGATTTTTTTCCTTTACAACGAAGAACATTTAAAGATTTTTCTGTTATGATTCCTCAAAACCCTGGAAAAATACTTAATGAATATTTCAGTACAGACAATTGGATGGAATATTGTATGCCTTCTACTTTTGATCACCGGCATTACAAATCTACCGGATTTCCAGTTGTTAAAAAAACAGTAAATGAGGTATTGCAGTTCTTAGAAATACAAAATAACTTTTTAGCGTTCAGTAAACCATTTTCTGACAATTAAATACAGCCCACACCCCTTAATAGGATTTATGGAAACTGATATCTCAAGGAGAATGAATTGAAATGAAGAAAACGACACGATTGAAAAACATGCTATATAGCTCTGAACTGGAATTTTTAATGGAAGCCCACAATGGATTATCAGCACGAATCGTCGAACAGTCAGGCTTCAAGGGTATTTGGGCGAGTGGACTTTCGATGAGCGCTGCCCTCGGTATCCGCGATAATAATGAAGCGAGCTGGACACAGGTGCTTGAGACAGTAGA
This genomic interval from candidate division KSB1 bacterium contains the following:
- a CDS encoding LicD family protein; protein product: MNIFMQNYDSELNNFTETGFFQEKDAAMKHLRDTDDILTSEGVDYCLMFGTLLGLLRHKDFIPWDDDLDIIIFDIVKLENRCIKKFKERGYTVLQDIRRISPFPKLPIFKLKTRCGYRIYSNKGSAIPGVGWKFPWLGVWESVLKKETMTLPPEKFVYNINDFFPLQRRTFKDFSVMIPQNPGKILNEYFSTDNWMEYCMPSTFDHRHYKSTGFPVVKKTVNEVLQFLEIQNNFLAFSKPFSDN